In one Colletotrichum destructivum chromosome 2, complete sequence genomic region, the following are encoded:
- a CDS encoding Putative PSME3-interacting protein, which translates to MSRFVSAGAINAETGEAVVAEETKKGDDGAGGAAAAASAVEPRKNAEWEIVQRELEAERKRREEARLKSVEGGERSLYDVLQANKAAKQAAFEEANKIKNQFRALDDDEIDFLDEVRAAKRAEEERVRRETEEGLAAFRRAQGGGVNLKRPGGGDVWDGDGGQGGTGASAVAAAAVDAEAGGEGDGVGGEEEWAVGPRKRRRRERERGFGVKRGRSGDGVEGGNTTTTTTEEKGADGEKAQSSGEEKSGAVKAKPSPPPTKGKLSLVAYGSDSDDD; encoded by the exons ATGTCGCGCTTCGTGTCGGCGGGCGCGATCAacgccgagacgggcgaggccgtcgtcgctgaggAGACAAAGAAGGGAGACGATGGTGCCGgtggcgctgctgctgccgcttcTGCCGTCGAGCCGCGAAAGAACGCCGAGTGGGAGATTGTGCAGagggagctcgaggcggagaggaagaggagggaggaggcgcGGCTCAAgagcgtcgagggcggcgagaggaGTCTGTACGACGTTTTGCAGGCGAACAAGG CCGCGAAACAGGCCGcgttcgaggaggccaacAAAATCAAGAACCAGTTCCGggcgctcgacgacgacgagatcgacttcctcgacgaggtgcGCGCGGCGAAgcgggcggaggaggagagggtgaggcgggagacggaggaggggctcGCTGCGTTCCGGAGggcgcagggcggcggcgtgaaCCTGAAGAGGCCTGGCGGGGGGGATGTCtgggacggggacggaggTCAGGGCGGGACCGGCGCTTCTGCtgttgcggcggcggctgtcgatgcggaggcgggaggagagggagacggtgtaggaggggaggaggagtgggCTGTTGGGCCGAGgaagcggaggaggagggagagggagagggggttTGGGGTGAAGAGGGGACGATCTGGGGATggagtggagggggggaacacgacgacgacgacgacagaggagaagggggcgGATGGGGAGAAGGCCCAGAGCAGCGGTGAGGAGAAGAGTggcgccgtcaaggccaaaccgtcgccgccgccgacgaagggCAAG